From Coturnix japonica isolate 7356 chromosome 1, Coturnix japonica 2.1, whole genome shotgun sequence, the proteins below share one genomic window:
- the LOC107313381 gene encoding suppressor of cytokine signaling 1-like, which produces MIRGRPDDLQNTRTTVACLQRQHRSVLPSPAPPGLPDRFRMFRSCEWEVLERSLNILQASDFYWGPLSVGEAHAKLQREPVGTYLVRDSSQGNCLFSLSVRMPTGPVSLRISFQEGYFRLKNWFSDCVVRLLELVVAGTRNNPLHFDEMGGTPLVFSEPLCRSRRTVPMLRELCQRHLPSPTAAMRTCPQEAAVSPLDASVVPNSSAAGTRR; this is translated from the coding sequence atgatcagagggagGCCAGATGATCTGCAAAACACACGCACCACTGTTGCTTGTCTGCAAAGGCAGCATCGGAGTGTTCTCCCCAGCCCCGCGCCACCCGGCTTGCCCGATCGCTTCCGGATGTTTCGCAGTTGCGAGTGGGAGGTCTTGGAGCGATCCCTCAACATCCTGCAGGCCAGTGACTTCTACTGGGGCCCACTGTCCGTCGGGGAGGCCCACGCCAAGCTGCAGCGGGAGCCCGTCGGCACCTACCTGGTGCGGGACAGCTCGCAGGGGAACTGCTTGTTCAGCCTGAGCGTGCGGATGCCGACTGGGCCCGTCAGCCTCCGCATCTCTTTCCAAGAGGGCTATTTCCGCCTGAAGAACTGGTTTTCGGACTGCGTGGTCcggctgctggagctggtggtGGCGGGGACCCGCAACAACCCCTTGCACTTTGATGAGATGGGGGGCACTCCTCTGGTCTTCTCTGAGCCCTTGTGCCGGAGCCGCCGGACTGTGCCCATGCTGCGAGAACTGTGCCAGAGGCACCTGCCCAGTCCCACCGCTGCCATGCGGACATGTCCACAGGAGGCGGCGGTGTCACCCCTGGATGCGAGCGTGGTCCCCAACTCCTCTGCAGCCGGCACTAGGAGATGA